The Candidatus Nanoarchaeia archaeon DNA window AGGAAGGCAGCTCCTTTTTTAGTCCCTTTCAGTATCTCAATGGCAATATCAGAATCTATGCATACCTTTTGTTCCATTTGGCATACTCCTTTCTCAGACTTTTCCTAGAGCTTTCGTACTCTGCGTCTGTCCTTTCCAGCCTTCCTAAGCATGCCCTCAAGCTGCTTCCAGTCTTAGAACTCTTTCTCTCCATAAGCGCCCGAATGGCCTCGCTGAAGCTCTTATCTTCCTTCATCTCCTTCAATTCTTCATAGACTTTATTTGCGATCATGATCGTTTTGGCCATAGTATACATATATATATACATATATATAAAAATGTTTCGGTCGCAGGCTGATTGGGTATATTTGAGGACTCGCCGCTCATGAATAGTATCCCAATAAAGCTTTTTATATGGCTCATGATTAGG harbors:
- a CDS encoding antitoxin VapB family protein, which gives rise to MAKTIMIANKVYEELKEMKEDKSFSEAIRALMERKSSKTGSSLRACLGRLERTDAEYESSRKSLRKEYAKWNKRYA